From Alphaproteobacteria bacterium, the proteins below share one genomic window:
- a CDS encoding cyclic nucleotide-binding domain-containing protein: MAMNVTFKAGQVIFREGDQADAFYVLRTGKIRITRGGVLLEEIGRDAFFGEMALIDTGGRSATATAVIETECVEVQAADFNKRLQHLDPVMQGIFRVLVERIRRLDRIIAKNDTTDY, from the coding sequence ATGGCAATGAATGTTACGTTCAAAGCAGGTCAGGTTATTTTTCGCGAAGGCGATCAAGCCGATGCTTTTTATGTATTACGCACCGGAAAAATCCGCATTACCCGTGGCGGCGTTTTGCTGGAAGAAATTGGTCGCGATGCTTTTTTTGGCGAAATGGCACTTATTGATACGGGAGGGCGCTCTGCCACCGCTACCGCCGTTATCGAGACAGAATGCGTTGAAGTACAGGCTGCCGACTTTAATAAACGTCTGCAACACTTGGATCCTGTAATGCAAGGAATTTTCCGCGTATTGGTAGAACGGATACGTCGTTTAGATAGAATTATCGCCAAAAACGACACTA